From a single Brassica rapa cultivar Chiifu-401-42 chromosome A01, CAAS_Brap_v3.01, whole genome shotgun sequence genomic region:
- the LOC103836267 gene encoding uncharacterized protein LOC103836267 has translation MTLISKGSWIWRKLLKLRDIAYHYLKVDIRDGRSCHFWFDDWLGRGRLIDITGAAGTIYLGVQRHAMVSDAVTTAGWKIRGGRSRHFQELHNVIIATNVPQTERGRDVVLWRHRDDDFRDTFSSSNTWDQLRTKRTKVDWYRVVWFPQGVPRYSFITWLAIKNRLSTGDRMRQWGMLQGCELCGERDETRDHLFFACPYSYTIWKVTARKLMGSGVNLDWQWTIQRLETIDTHLSHMAREERQAPPATSKLHRTDAQAHRQGYEKQDIFP, from the exons ATGACTCTAATTTCTAAAGGCTCTTGGATTTGGAggaaattattaaaactgaggGATATCGCTTATCACTACCTCAAGGTGGACATAAGGGATGGAAGAAGCTGTCATTTCTGGTTTGATGATTGGTTGGGAAGGGGTCGCTTGATAGATATCACTGGAGCTGCAGGAACTATTTATCTTGGAGTTCAAAGGCACGCCATGGTCAGTGACGCGGTAACAACGGCTGGATGGAAAATACGGGGTGGGAGAAGCAGACATTTTCAAGAGCTTCACAATGTCATTATTGCAACAAACGTTCCTCAGACGGAGAGAGGCAGAGATGTAGTGCTATGGAGGCACAGAGATGATGATTTCAGGGATACTTTTTCATCTTCTAATACGTGGGATCAGCTTAGAACAAAGCGCACTAAAGTCGACTGGTACAGAGTGGTGTGGTTTCCACAAGGAGTGCCGCGCTACTCTTTCATCACCTGGCTAGCTATAAAAAATAGGCTATCTACTGGTGATCGCATGAGGCAATGGGGGATGCTCCAAGGTTGTGAGCTATGTGGAGAAAGGGATGAGACAAGAGATCATTTGTTTTTTGCATGCCCATATTCATACACTATTTGGAAAGTAACAGCACGTAAATTGATGGGCTCTGGTGTCAATCTGGATTGGCAGTGGACAATACAGCGTTTGGAGACAATAG ACACTCATCTATCACATATGGCGAGAGAGGAACGCCAGGCGCCACCAGCAACCTCGAAACTCCATAGAACAGATGCGCAGGCTCATAGACAAGGCTATGAGAAACAGGATATATTCCCTTAA